tgtgtgcgcgcgcgtgtgtgtgtgtgtgcgtgcgtgcgtgcgtgtgtgtgtgtgtatgtgtgtgggtgtgtgtgtgtgtgtgcacatgcatttATTGGCACACAGTGCTTGTGGGAGCTTTCCAACAGATATCAAATAACAGACCTTTTCATGGCAGAGATATTAAGCAGAGAGAGAcgacatacagagagacaatGAAGTGAATGTGGTGTGACGGTCATATTCTACGTTCCTCAGTAATacatctctcttcctcctcgTTTACTCCTGCATTCTTGttctgcgtgtgtgttgtggtgtgtgagtgtgtggtgttgtggtgtgttgtagtATTTTGCGGTatgttgtggtgtgtgggtgtgttgaggtgtgtgagtgtgtgtggtgtgttgtagtATTTTGCGGTatgttgtggtgtgtgggtgtgttgaggtgtgtgagtgtgtgtggtgtggtgtgttgtgtgagtgtgtgttgtggtgtgtgagtgtgtgtggtgtgttgtggtgtgtgagtgtgtgtggtgtggtgtgttgtggtattTTGCGGTATGTTACGGTATGTTgcggtgtgtgggtgtgttgtggtttgttctgtgtggtgtggtgtggtatTTTGCGGTatgttgtggtgtgtgagtgtgttgtggtgtgtgagtgtgtgtggtgtggtgtgttgtggtattTTGCGGTATGTTgcggtgtgtgagtctgtgtggtgttgtggggtgttgtggtgtgtgagtgtatgtattatggtgtggtttgttttgttgtgttgttttgtgttgtggtgtgttgtggtgtgtagagTGATCACCTGTTCTAGCTCCTGCTTGATCGTATCGCCCCAGTTATACGGTTCAGTATTGAGCTGCAgggatgatgtgtgtttgtaagtcgACCCAGAGATGATCTTCAGTCTGATCTCCTGATAAGGATCCATGCTTCTCATTTTGTGGGGGGATCTGAATTAATGAACAGTTGgaagtgtataagtgtgtataagtgtgtataagtgtgtatatgtgtgtatgtgtgtatgtgtgtatgtgtgtatgtgtgtataagtgggTATAAGAGTGTATaagagtgtatgagtgtataagagtgtataagagtgtataagagtgtataagagtgtataagagtgtataagagtgtataagtgtgtgtaagagtgtgtgtaagagtgtgtgtaagagtgtgtgtaagagtgtgtgttgttagtataaacacagtgatgatgtaatagaccaaaaacaaacatgtagccaatgagcagaaaggggcgtgtcttgtcagtaTGCGGCAGAGACAGTGTTTagtgcatgtctgacattagccgaaagtgattgaaacattgacatggcggctccctgccgttacctctgcctcgggtttgAAGTgtcgaacgtcgtcttccgtgtgaaacggagctaaacctttcacgctacaacacacagtactacaaacacacatctgtattaccatagtattactcattgtgttcatctattgataaaaatataccctcggccagctgccccagcaggtccccccataatagttgcctgggttacgtatgtatgtggggcggagctataaaaacaggggtgacacccatttgggttaggggcgtgtttgttttggtgagttctaatgtcaacattggcattcaaacatcgtgcaccgcacctttaaaacggttagggttagtgagTGGGGAATTACTGGTGGATTACTGGTGGATTACTGATATTACTGGTGGATTACTGGTGGATTACTGATGGATTACTGATATTACTGGTGGATTACTGGTGGATTACTGATGGATTACTGATATTACTGGTGGATTACTGATGGATTACTGATATTACTGGTGGATTACTGATATTATTGATGGATTACTGGTGGATTTTATGTTGTTGAAGAAATCATAAAAGATTCGTTTAGCTTCATCAGTAGCTTGTGTTAACCACAGAACCTTCAGGCTTCAGGACAATGGAACAGGAAATGCTCACAGCTCTCTATAGCAGTATTGTTTGATGTATAGCAATgttttacatttgtgtgtgtgtgtgtgtgtgtgtgtgtgtgtgtgtgtgtgtgtgtgtgtgtgcaggcttaCGGGTCAGGGTGTGATATTGTGATCTTGGCCAGTGATTTCGAGTGTGTGCAGATTATCCCTGGAGCTCAGCATGGGAACATCCAGGTGGGGTGTGTGGAGTGTTCACACCAACTGGGAcgggtaagacacacacacacacacacacacacacacacacacacacacacacacacagatacagaataTACTATATGAACTGTAAAGGATTAAATACTGGTTATTCGAGTTAATGTGTGAAGGTGTAAATGTTTACTAACTGAATCCCAGATGGAGTTCACTACATCAGATGGAGTTCACTACATCAGATGGAGTTCACTACATGCAGTACAGTCACTGTTTGAGGTGTGTTCTTGTCCTTATTCACACCTGTCATGTTGTTTTTTCAGATTGCTGCATCATATGGAAACACGGTGTGCATTTTCGAGCCgatctccaccaacctgaataAGAGACACAAGGTTGGTGTCcataacgatgatgatgatccaTGATACAGTTCATATTTAGTCACcatgataattaataatcagTCATAGGCCATGAACATGATTAGAGTAATGTAGgtgtgttcattattattacatgctCATAACCAACGTGTTTCTCCATGAAGAAATATCATCATAGTGACTTTAACATGTCAGGTTTGTTGTGgagttttatgtgttttattgttaaattataGCAACTAAACTACCAGTGGCAGAAGACGGGACAGTTTTTACTCAATGCCATGACCTACAACCTGGCCTGGGATCCACAAGGTAAGGGAGGGGGGGTGAGGGAGggatagagggagggagggagagagagagagagagagagagtgtgtgtgtgtgtgtgtgtgtgtgtgtgtgtgtgtgtgtgtgtgtgtgtgtgtgtgtgtttaactgtctgtctctctgtaggtAATCGTATCCTGGCAGCAACAGAGTGGCTGCAGCTTTGGGCTCCGCCCACTGCAGACACACTGCAAGAGGAAGACGAGGAAGAAAAGTCACACCCCGTCCTGAACGACTGGAAGTGTGTGTGGCAGTGCAAGTGAGTCAGACAGAGTGTGTTAGGGCTCAGTGCATTAATATGACATGTCAaatctatacaaaatacaagaaactacttactgtatttactgtatgtgtgtttgtatgtgtgtgtctgtgtgtctgtgtgtctgtgtgtctgtgtgtctgtgtgagtatgcatgtgtgtgtatgtgtgtgtgtctgtgtgtgtctgtgtatgtgtctgtgtgtgtatgtgtgtgtgtgtgtatgtgtctgtgtctgtgtgtgtgtgtgtctgtgtatgtgtgtgtctgtgtctgtgtatgtgtgtgtctgtgtctgtgtgtgtatgtgtgtgtgtctgtgtgtgtgtgtgtctgtttgtgtgtgtgtctgtttgtgtgcgtgtctgtttgtgtgcgtgtctgtgtgtgtgtgtgtgtgtgtgtgtgtgtgtgtgtgtgtgtgtgtgtgtgtgtttgtctgtgtgtgtctgtgtgagtatgcatgtgtgtttatgtgtgtgtatgtgtgtgtctgtgtgtgtgtttgtctgtgtgtgtatgtgtgtgtgtgtatgtgtctgtgtatgtgtgtgtgtgtgtctgtttgtgtgcgcgtctgtgtgtgtgtgtctgtgtgtgtgtgtgtgtgtgtgtgtctgtttgtgtgcgcgtctgtgtgtgtgtgtctgtgtatgtgtctgtgtgtgtctgtgtgtgtgtgtgtttgtgcgtgtgtgtctgtgtgtgtgtgtgtgtgtgtgtgtttgtgcgtgtgtgtttgtgcgcgtgtgtgtggctttggaaaaaggaaataaaaactgaaGATGGTGATCATCAAGTGCTGAAATAGTGGAATAGAATAGCGCAATATCAAACTTCccaacaagacacacacacacacacacacacccacacacacacacacacacacacacacacacacacacacgtgtaaccACGGAAAGTTTCGGTTCTACTCGTATAGTTGCTGGAAGTTGGGGGGGACGTCATAAGGGTATTGGTTCTGGAAAGGGCGATATGGTAAAGGGAGGGGGGTGCGCTGCACGGCCATGGCCAACCAGGAGACACGACGAGGAGACACGAAGAGGAGACACGAGAGGAGACAAGAAGAGTAGACACGAAGAGGAGACACAACAGGAGACACGAAGAGGAGACACGAAGAGGAGACACAACAGAGACACGAAGAGGGACACG
The DNA window shown above is from Tachysurus fulvidraco isolate hzauxx_2018 chromosome 13, HZAU_PFXX_2.0, whole genome shotgun sequence and carries:
- the LOC125146159 gene encoding dmX-like protein 2 translates to MHLHQVLTGAVNPGDCCYSVGSVNDVPFTAYGSGCDIVILASDFECVQIIPGAQHGNIQVGCVECSHQLGRIAASYGNTVCIFEPISTNLNKRHKQLNYQWQKTGQFLLNAMTYNLAWDPQGNRILAATEWLQLWAPPTADTLQEEDEEEKSHPVLNDWKCVWQCK